Proteins encoded in a region of the Pieris brassicae chromosome 3, ilPieBrab1.1, whole genome shotgun sequence genome:
- the LOC123706683 gene encoding E3 ubiquitin-protein ligase ariadne-1 isoform X5 has translation MDSEDDTKDDVDSGNESSGDDVDFVMDETHSTRERQTELEEYPYEVLSTEEIVQHMVDCIKDVNTVVEIPATTTRILLNHFKWDKEKLMERFYDGDQDQLFAEARVINPFRKPVIQRPKVNESGLFMDQPRRISSSGAEECEICFSILPNSMMTGLECGHRFCTQCWCEYLTTKIMEEGLGQTIACAAHACEILVDDATVMRLVRDARVKLKYQHIITNSFVECNRLLRWCPSPDCSNAIKVAYVEAAPVTCRCGHTFCFACGENWHDPVRCCLLRKWIKKCDDDSETSNWIAANTKECPKCNVTIEKDGGCNHMVCKNQNCKADFCWVCLGPWEPHGSSWYNCNRYDEDEAKAARDAQERSRAALQRYLFYCNRYMNHMQSLRFESKLYASVKEKMEEMQQHNMSWIEVQFLKKAVDILCQCRQTLMYTYVFAYYLRKNNQSVIFEDNQRDLESATETLSEYLERDITSENLADIKQKVQDKYRYCDSRRKVLLEHVHEGYEKDCWDYTE, from the exons atgGATTCTGAGGACGACACAAAAGATGATGTTGATTCTGGTAACGAGTCCAGTGGAGACGATGTCGACTTTGTCATGGACGAGACTCACAGTACAAGGGAACGACAAACGGAACTTGAAGAGTATCCATACGAAGTGCTTTCCACAGAGGAAATTGTTCAACACATGGTCGATTGCATCAAAGACGTTAATACAGTTGTTGAG ATACCAGCAACAACAACTCGCATACTTCTGAATCACTTTAAATGGGATAAAGAAAAGTTGATGGAACGGTTTTACGATGGTGATCAGGATCAGCTATTTGCAGAGGCTAGAGTTATAAATCCATTTAGAAAACCAGTCATACAGAGGCCAAAGGTGAATGAAAGTGGATTATTTATGGAT caACCTAGACGAATATCCAGTTCCGGAGCTGAAGAATGTGAAATATGCTTTTCTATTTTACCTAATTCA ATGATGACTGGGCTGGAATGTGGACACCGATTTTGTACTCAATGCTGGTGTGAATATTTAACAACTAAGATTATGGAAGAAGGTTTG GGTCAAACAATCGCGTGCGCAGCTCACGCGTGCGAAATTTTAGTGGACGACGCGACCGTTATGCGGCTGGTCCGCGACGCGCGCGTCAAGCTTAAGTACCAGCACATCATCACCAACAGCTTTGTTGAG tgtaaCCGGCTACTCCGCTGGTGTCCATCACCAGATTGCAGCAACGCAATCAAAGTGGCGTACGTGGAGGCAGCACCCGTCACGTGCCGATGTGGACACACTTTCTGCTTCGCCTGCGGAGAGAATTGGCACGACCCCGTACGATGCTGTCTGCTCAGGAAGTGGATTAAG AAATGCGATGACGACTCTGAGACGTCCAACTGGATAGCGGCGAACACAAAAGAGTGTCCGAAATGCAACGTGACGATAGAGAAGGATGGTGGTTGCAACCACATGGTATGCAAGAACCAGAATTGTAAGGCCGACTTCTGCTGGGTCTGCCTCGGGCCCTGGGAGCCGCACGGCAGCAGCTGGTACAACTGTAACCG GTATGATGAGGATGAAGCCAAAGCGGCTCGAGACGCCCAAGAACGATCCAGGGCGGCCCTCCAACGATATCTGTTCTACTGCAACCGGTACATGAATCACATGCAGTCACTACGTTTCGAGTCCAAGCTGTACGCCTCCGTCAAGGAGAAGATGGAAGAGATGCAACAGCATAACATGAGCTGGATTGAG GTCCAATTTTTAAAGAAGGCGGTGGACATTTTGTGCCAGTGCAGGCAGACGTTAATGTATACGTACGTGTTCGCGTACTATCTGCGTAAGAACAACCAGTCGGTAATATTTGAGGACAACCAGCGGGACCTCGAATCAGCTACGGAAACGCTTTCCGAATATCTCGAAAGGGATATTACTAGCGAAAATCTCGCCGATATTAAGCAGAAAGTGCAGGACAAGTACag ATACTGTGACAGCCGGCGCAAGGTACTCCTAGAGCACGTGCACGAGGGCTACGAGAAAGACTGCTGGGACTACACTGAGTAA
- the LOC123706683 gene encoding E3 ubiquitin-protein ligase ariadne-1 isoform X1, with protein sequence MDSEDDTKDDVDSGNESSGDDVDFVMDETHSTRERQTELEEYPYEVLSTEEIVQHMVDCIKDVNTVVEIPATTTRILLNHFKWDKEKLMERFYDGDQDQLFAEARVINPFRKPVIQRPKVNESGLFMDQPRRISSSGAEECEICFSILPNSMMTGLECGHRFCTQCWCEYLTTKIMEEGLGQTIACAAHACEILVDDATVMRLVRDARVKLKYQHIITNSFVECNRLLRWCPSPDCSNAIKVAYVEAAPVTCRCGHTFCFACGENWHDPVRCCLLRKWIKKCDDDSETSNWIAANTKECPKCNVTIEKDGGCNHMVCKNQNCKADFCWVCLGPWEPHGSSWYNCNRYDEDEAKAARDAQERSRAALQRYLFYCNRYMNHMQSLRFESKLYASVKEKMEEMQQHNMSWIEVQFLKKAVDILCQCRQTLMYTYVFAYYLRKNNQSVIFEDNQRDLESATETLSEYLERDITSENLADIKQKVQDKYRYCDSRRKVLLEHVHEGYEKDCWDYTEDALAPSPTRPDEQVTSQ encoded by the exons atgGATTCTGAGGACGACACAAAAGATGATGTTGATTCTGGTAACGAGTCCAGTGGAGACGATGTCGACTTTGTCATGGACGAGACTCACAGTACAAGGGAACGACAAACGGAACTTGAAGAGTATCCATACGAAGTGCTTTCCACAGAGGAAATTGTTCAACACATGGTCGATTGCATCAAAGACGTTAATACAGTTGTTGAG ATACCAGCAACAACAACTCGCATACTTCTGAATCACTTTAAATGGGATAAAGAAAAGTTGATGGAACGGTTTTACGATGGTGATCAGGATCAGCTATTTGCAGAGGCTAGAGTTATAAATCCATTTAGAAAACCAGTCATACAGAGGCCAAAGGTGAATGAAAGTGGATTATTTATGGAT caACCTAGACGAATATCCAGTTCCGGAGCTGAAGAATGTGAAATATGCTTTTCTATTTTACCTAATTCA ATGATGACTGGGCTGGAATGTGGACACCGATTTTGTACTCAATGCTGGTGTGAATATTTAACAACTAAGATTATGGAAGAAGGTTTG GGTCAAACAATCGCGTGCGCAGCTCACGCGTGCGAAATTTTAGTGGACGACGCGACCGTTATGCGGCTGGTCCGCGACGCGCGCGTCAAGCTTAAGTACCAGCACATCATCACCAACAGCTTTGTTGAG tgtaaCCGGCTACTCCGCTGGTGTCCATCACCAGATTGCAGCAACGCAATCAAAGTGGCGTACGTGGAGGCAGCACCCGTCACGTGCCGATGTGGACACACTTTCTGCTTCGCCTGCGGAGAGAATTGGCACGACCCCGTACGATGCTGTCTGCTCAGGAAGTGGATTAAG AAATGCGATGACGACTCTGAGACGTCCAACTGGATAGCGGCGAACACAAAAGAGTGTCCGAAATGCAACGTGACGATAGAGAAGGATGGTGGTTGCAACCACATGGTATGCAAGAACCAGAATTGTAAGGCCGACTTCTGCTGGGTCTGCCTCGGGCCCTGGGAGCCGCACGGCAGCAGCTGGTACAACTGTAACCG GTATGATGAGGATGAAGCCAAAGCGGCTCGAGACGCCCAAGAACGATCCAGGGCGGCCCTCCAACGATATCTGTTCTACTGCAACCGGTACATGAATCACATGCAGTCACTACGTTTCGAGTCCAAGCTGTACGCCTCCGTCAAGGAGAAGATGGAAGAGATGCAACAGCATAACATGAGCTGGATTGAG GTCCAATTTTTAAAGAAGGCGGTGGACATTTTGTGCCAGTGCAGGCAGACGTTAATGTATACGTACGTGTTCGCGTACTATCTGCGTAAGAACAACCAGTCGGTAATATTTGAGGACAACCAGCGGGACCTCGAATCAGCTACGGAAACGCTTTCCGAATATCTCGAAAGGGATATTACTAGCGAAAATCTCGCCGATATTAAGCAGAAAGTGCAGGACAAGTACag ATACTGTGACAGCCGGCGCAAGGTACTCCTAGAGCACGTGCACGAGGGCTACGAGAAAGACTGCTGGGACTACACTGA GGATGCTCTGGCTCCGTCTCCCACGAGACCTG ACGAGCAAGTGACATCTCAATAA
- the LOC123706686 gene encoding uncharacterized protein LOC123706686: MESNWIKVSPSLSNGLSVVNALDETKFEQFLKRIVMKLRAQETDNIFSEDEKTKLEKIFKVESDQLFLSIKTIIYIFKKIFKYIFMPSDLKIDLTKVGLKGEKADIFVKIWSAETNNTLTELTNKGDQFDDDPDFSWKLNAEISSIYHKKCKVPKAYLTINGVRNDLEVELTHPELQSIFLQIESIQNELDNLILP; encoded by the exons ATGGAGTCTAATTGGATCAAGGTATCACCGAG tttaaGCAACGGTCTATCGGTCGTAAATGCCTTAGACGAAACAAAGTTTGAACAATTTCTCAAACgaattgttatgaaattaaGAGCCCAAGaaacagataatatttttagtgaaGATGAGAAAACAAAGTTggaaaaaatctttaaagtgGAATCAGATCaactttttttatcaataaaaactattatctACATATTCAAAaagattttcaaatatatatttatgccatctgatttaaaaattgatttgaCAAAGGTTGGTTTAAAAGGAGAGAAAGCAGatatatttgtgaaaatatGGTCAGCAGAAACAAATAACACTCTCACTGAGTTGACTAATAAAGGTGACCAGTTTGATGATGATCCGGATTTTTCTTGGAAATTAAATGCAGAAATAAGCTctatttatcataaaaaatgtaaagtgCCGAAAGCTTACTTAACGATAAATGGAGTCAGGAATGACTTGGAGGTTGAGTTAACACACCCAGAACTTCAGTCAATATTTCTTCAAATCGAATCAATACAAAATGaattagataatttaatactaCCATAA
- the LOC123706683 gene encoding E3 ubiquitin-protein ligase arih1l isoform X6 produces the protein MDSEDDTKDDVDSGNESSGDDVDFVMDETHSTRERQTELEEYPYEVLSTEEIVQHMVDCIKDVNTVVEIPATTTRILLNHFKWDKEKLMERFYDGDQDQLFAEARVINPFRKPVIQRPKQPRRISSSGAEECEICFSILPNSMMTGLECGHRFCTQCWCEYLTTKIMEEGLGQTIACAAHACEILVDDATVMRLVRDARVKLKYQHIITNSFVECNRLLRWCPSPDCSNAIKVAYVEAAPVTCRCGHTFCFACGENWHDPVRCCLLRKWIKKCDDDSETSNWIAANTKECPKCNVTIEKDGGCNHMVCKNQNCKADFCWVCLGPWEPHGSSWYNCNRYDEDEAKAARDAQERSRAALQRYLFYCNRYMNHMQSLRFESKLYASVKEKMEEMQQHNMSWIEVQFLKKAVDILCQCRQTLMYTYVFAYYLRKNNQSVIFEDNQRDLESATETLSEYLERDITSENLADIKQKVQDKYRYCDSRRKVLLEHVHEGYEKDCWDYTE, from the exons atgGATTCTGAGGACGACACAAAAGATGATGTTGATTCTGGTAACGAGTCCAGTGGAGACGATGTCGACTTTGTCATGGACGAGACTCACAGTACAAGGGAACGACAAACGGAACTTGAAGAGTATCCATACGAAGTGCTTTCCACAGAGGAAATTGTTCAACACATGGTCGATTGCATCAAAGACGTTAATACAGTTGTTGAG ATACCAGCAACAACAACTCGCATACTTCTGAATCACTTTAAATGGGATAAAGAAAAGTTGATGGAACGGTTTTACGATGGTGATCAGGATCAGCTATTTGCAGAGGCTAGAGTTATAAATCCATTTAGAAAACCAGTCATACAGAGGCCAAAG caACCTAGACGAATATCCAGTTCCGGAGCTGAAGAATGTGAAATATGCTTTTCTATTTTACCTAATTCA ATGATGACTGGGCTGGAATGTGGACACCGATTTTGTACTCAATGCTGGTGTGAATATTTAACAACTAAGATTATGGAAGAAGGTTTG GGTCAAACAATCGCGTGCGCAGCTCACGCGTGCGAAATTTTAGTGGACGACGCGACCGTTATGCGGCTGGTCCGCGACGCGCGCGTCAAGCTTAAGTACCAGCACATCATCACCAACAGCTTTGTTGAG tgtaaCCGGCTACTCCGCTGGTGTCCATCACCAGATTGCAGCAACGCAATCAAAGTGGCGTACGTGGAGGCAGCACCCGTCACGTGCCGATGTGGACACACTTTCTGCTTCGCCTGCGGAGAGAATTGGCACGACCCCGTACGATGCTGTCTGCTCAGGAAGTGGATTAAG AAATGCGATGACGACTCTGAGACGTCCAACTGGATAGCGGCGAACACAAAAGAGTGTCCGAAATGCAACGTGACGATAGAGAAGGATGGTGGTTGCAACCACATGGTATGCAAGAACCAGAATTGTAAGGCCGACTTCTGCTGGGTCTGCCTCGGGCCCTGGGAGCCGCACGGCAGCAGCTGGTACAACTGTAACCG GTATGATGAGGATGAAGCCAAAGCGGCTCGAGACGCCCAAGAACGATCCAGGGCGGCCCTCCAACGATATCTGTTCTACTGCAACCGGTACATGAATCACATGCAGTCACTACGTTTCGAGTCCAAGCTGTACGCCTCCGTCAAGGAGAAGATGGAAGAGATGCAACAGCATAACATGAGCTGGATTGAG GTCCAATTTTTAAAGAAGGCGGTGGACATTTTGTGCCAGTGCAGGCAGACGTTAATGTATACGTACGTGTTCGCGTACTATCTGCGTAAGAACAACCAGTCGGTAATATTTGAGGACAACCAGCGGGACCTCGAATCAGCTACGGAAACGCTTTCCGAATATCTCGAAAGGGATATTACTAGCGAAAATCTCGCCGATATTAAGCAGAAAGTGCAGGACAAGTACag ATACTGTGACAGCCGGCGCAAGGTACTCCTAGAGCACGTGCACGAGGGCTACGAGAAAGACTGCTGGGACTACACTGAGTAA
- the LOC123706683 gene encoding E3 ubiquitin-protein ligase ariadne-1 isoform X4, translated as MDSEDDTKDDVDSGNESSGDDVDFVMDETHSTRERQTELEEYPYEVLSTEEIVQHMVDCIKDVNTVVEIPATTTRILLNHFKWDKEKLMERFYDGDQDQLFAEARVINPFRKPVIQRPKQPRRISSSGAEECEICFSILPNSMMTGLECGHRFCTQCWCEYLTTKIMEEGLGQTIACAAHACEILVDDATVMRLVRDARVKLKYQHIITNSFVECNRLLRWCPSPDCSNAIKVAYVEAAPVTCRCGHTFCFACGENWHDPVRCCLLRKWIKKCDDDSETSNWIAANTKECPKCNVTIEKDGGCNHMVCKNQNCKADFCWVCLGPWEPHGSSWYNCNRYDEDEAKAARDAQERSRAALQRYLFYCNRYMNHMQSLRFESKLYASVKEKMEEMQQHNMSWIEVQFLKKAVDILCQCRQTLMYTYVFAYYLRKNNQSVIFEDNQRDLESATETLSEYLERDITSENLADIKQKVQDKYRYCDSRRKVLLEHVHEGYEKDCWDYTEDALAPSPTRPGKA; from the exons atgGATTCTGAGGACGACACAAAAGATGATGTTGATTCTGGTAACGAGTCCAGTGGAGACGATGTCGACTTTGTCATGGACGAGACTCACAGTACAAGGGAACGACAAACGGAACTTGAAGAGTATCCATACGAAGTGCTTTCCACAGAGGAAATTGTTCAACACATGGTCGATTGCATCAAAGACGTTAATACAGTTGTTGAG ATACCAGCAACAACAACTCGCATACTTCTGAATCACTTTAAATGGGATAAAGAAAAGTTGATGGAACGGTTTTACGATGGTGATCAGGATCAGCTATTTGCAGAGGCTAGAGTTATAAATCCATTTAGAAAACCAGTCATACAGAGGCCAAAG caACCTAGACGAATATCCAGTTCCGGAGCTGAAGAATGTGAAATATGCTTTTCTATTTTACCTAATTCA ATGATGACTGGGCTGGAATGTGGACACCGATTTTGTACTCAATGCTGGTGTGAATATTTAACAACTAAGATTATGGAAGAAGGTTTG GGTCAAACAATCGCGTGCGCAGCTCACGCGTGCGAAATTTTAGTGGACGACGCGACCGTTATGCGGCTGGTCCGCGACGCGCGCGTCAAGCTTAAGTACCAGCACATCATCACCAACAGCTTTGTTGAG tgtaaCCGGCTACTCCGCTGGTGTCCATCACCAGATTGCAGCAACGCAATCAAAGTGGCGTACGTGGAGGCAGCACCCGTCACGTGCCGATGTGGACACACTTTCTGCTTCGCCTGCGGAGAGAATTGGCACGACCCCGTACGATGCTGTCTGCTCAGGAAGTGGATTAAG AAATGCGATGACGACTCTGAGACGTCCAACTGGATAGCGGCGAACACAAAAGAGTGTCCGAAATGCAACGTGACGATAGAGAAGGATGGTGGTTGCAACCACATGGTATGCAAGAACCAGAATTGTAAGGCCGACTTCTGCTGGGTCTGCCTCGGGCCCTGGGAGCCGCACGGCAGCAGCTGGTACAACTGTAACCG GTATGATGAGGATGAAGCCAAAGCGGCTCGAGACGCCCAAGAACGATCCAGGGCGGCCCTCCAACGATATCTGTTCTACTGCAACCGGTACATGAATCACATGCAGTCACTACGTTTCGAGTCCAAGCTGTACGCCTCCGTCAAGGAGAAGATGGAAGAGATGCAACAGCATAACATGAGCTGGATTGAG GTCCAATTTTTAAAGAAGGCGGTGGACATTTTGTGCCAGTGCAGGCAGACGTTAATGTATACGTACGTGTTCGCGTACTATCTGCGTAAGAACAACCAGTCGGTAATATTTGAGGACAACCAGCGGGACCTCGAATCAGCTACGGAAACGCTTTCCGAATATCTCGAAAGGGATATTACTAGCGAAAATCTCGCCGATATTAAGCAGAAAGTGCAGGACAAGTACag ATACTGTGACAGCCGGCGCAAGGTACTCCTAGAGCACGTGCACGAGGGCTACGAGAAAGACTGCTGGGACTACACTGA GGATGCTCTGGCTCCGTCTCCCACGAGACCTGGTAAGGCCTGA
- the LOC123706683 gene encoding E3 ubiquitin-protein ligase ariadne-1 isoform X2, with product MDSEDDTKDDVDSGNESSGDDVDFVMDETHSTRERQTELEEYPYEVLSTEEIVQHMVDCIKDVNTVVEIPATTTRILLNHFKWDKEKLMERFYDGDQDQLFAEARVINPFRKPVIQRPKVNESGLFMDQPRRISSSGAEECEICFSILPNSMMTGLECGHRFCTQCWCEYLTTKIMEEGLGQTIACAAHACEILVDDATVMRLVRDARVKLKYQHIITNSFVECNRLLRWCPSPDCSNAIKVAYVEAAPVTCRCGHTFCFACGENWHDPVRCCLLRKWIKKCDDDSETSNWIAANTKECPKCNVTIEKDGGCNHMVCKNQNCKADFCWVCLGPWEPHGSSWYNCNRYDEDEAKAARDAQERSRAALQRYLFYCNRYMNHMQSLRFESKLYASVKEKMEEMQQHNMSWIEVQFLKKAVDILCQCRQTLMYTYVFAYYLRKNNQSVIFEDNQRDLESATETLSEYLERDITSENLADIKQKVQDKYRYCDSRRKVLLEHVHEGYEKDCWDYTEDALAPSPTRPGKA from the exons atgGATTCTGAGGACGACACAAAAGATGATGTTGATTCTGGTAACGAGTCCAGTGGAGACGATGTCGACTTTGTCATGGACGAGACTCACAGTACAAGGGAACGACAAACGGAACTTGAAGAGTATCCATACGAAGTGCTTTCCACAGAGGAAATTGTTCAACACATGGTCGATTGCATCAAAGACGTTAATACAGTTGTTGAG ATACCAGCAACAACAACTCGCATACTTCTGAATCACTTTAAATGGGATAAAGAAAAGTTGATGGAACGGTTTTACGATGGTGATCAGGATCAGCTATTTGCAGAGGCTAGAGTTATAAATCCATTTAGAAAACCAGTCATACAGAGGCCAAAGGTGAATGAAAGTGGATTATTTATGGAT caACCTAGACGAATATCCAGTTCCGGAGCTGAAGAATGTGAAATATGCTTTTCTATTTTACCTAATTCA ATGATGACTGGGCTGGAATGTGGACACCGATTTTGTACTCAATGCTGGTGTGAATATTTAACAACTAAGATTATGGAAGAAGGTTTG GGTCAAACAATCGCGTGCGCAGCTCACGCGTGCGAAATTTTAGTGGACGACGCGACCGTTATGCGGCTGGTCCGCGACGCGCGCGTCAAGCTTAAGTACCAGCACATCATCACCAACAGCTTTGTTGAG tgtaaCCGGCTACTCCGCTGGTGTCCATCACCAGATTGCAGCAACGCAATCAAAGTGGCGTACGTGGAGGCAGCACCCGTCACGTGCCGATGTGGACACACTTTCTGCTTCGCCTGCGGAGAGAATTGGCACGACCCCGTACGATGCTGTCTGCTCAGGAAGTGGATTAAG AAATGCGATGACGACTCTGAGACGTCCAACTGGATAGCGGCGAACACAAAAGAGTGTCCGAAATGCAACGTGACGATAGAGAAGGATGGTGGTTGCAACCACATGGTATGCAAGAACCAGAATTGTAAGGCCGACTTCTGCTGGGTCTGCCTCGGGCCCTGGGAGCCGCACGGCAGCAGCTGGTACAACTGTAACCG GTATGATGAGGATGAAGCCAAAGCGGCTCGAGACGCCCAAGAACGATCCAGGGCGGCCCTCCAACGATATCTGTTCTACTGCAACCGGTACATGAATCACATGCAGTCACTACGTTTCGAGTCCAAGCTGTACGCCTCCGTCAAGGAGAAGATGGAAGAGATGCAACAGCATAACATGAGCTGGATTGAG GTCCAATTTTTAAAGAAGGCGGTGGACATTTTGTGCCAGTGCAGGCAGACGTTAATGTATACGTACGTGTTCGCGTACTATCTGCGTAAGAACAACCAGTCGGTAATATTTGAGGACAACCAGCGGGACCTCGAATCAGCTACGGAAACGCTTTCCGAATATCTCGAAAGGGATATTACTAGCGAAAATCTCGCCGATATTAAGCAGAAAGTGCAGGACAAGTACag ATACTGTGACAGCCGGCGCAAGGTACTCCTAGAGCACGTGCACGAGGGCTACGAGAAAGACTGCTGGGACTACACTGA GGATGCTCTGGCTCCGTCTCCCACGAGACCTGGTAAGGCCTGA
- the LOC123706683 gene encoding E3 ubiquitin-protein ligase ariadne-1 isoform X3 — protein MDSEDDTKDDVDSGNESSGDDVDFVMDETHSTRERQTELEEYPYEVLSTEEIVQHMVDCIKDVNTVVEIPATTTRILLNHFKWDKEKLMERFYDGDQDQLFAEARVINPFRKPVIQRPKQPRRISSSGAEECEICFSILPNSMMTGLECGHRFCTQCWCEYLTTKIMEEGLGQTIACAAHACEILVDDATVMRLVRDARVKLKYQHIITNSFVECNRLLRWCPSPDCSNAIKVAYVEAAPVTCRCGHTFCFACGENWHDPVRCCLLRKWIKKCDDDSETSNWIAANTKECPKCNVTIEKDGGCNHMVCKNQNCKADFCWVCLGPWEPHGSSWYNCNRYDEDEAKAARDAQERSRAALQRYLFYCNRYMNHMQSLRFESKLYASVKEKMEEMQQHNMSWIEVQFLKKAVDILCQCRQTLMYTYVFAYYLRKNNQSVIFEDNQRDLESATETLSEYLERDITSENLADIKQKVQDKYRYCDSRRKVLLEHVHEGYEKDCWDYTEDALAPSPTRPDEQVTSQ, from the exons atgGATTCTGAGGACGACACAAAAGATGATGTTGATTCTGGTAACGAGTCCAGTGGAGACGATGTCGACTTTGTCATGGACGAGACTCACAGTACAAGGGAACGACAAACGGAACTTGAAGAGTATCCATACGAAGTGCTTTCCACAGAGGAAATTGTTCAACACATGGTCGATTGCATCAAAGACGTTAATACAGTTGTTGAG ATACCAGCAACAACAACTCGCATACTTCTGAATCACTTTAAATGGGATAAAGAAAAGTTGATGGAACGGTTTTACGATGGTGATCAGGATCAGCTATTTGCAGAGGCTAGAGTTATAAATCCATTTAGAAAACCAGTCATACAGAGGCCAAAG caACCTAGACGAATATCCAGTTCCGGAGCTGAAGAATGTGAAATATGCTTTTCTATTTTACCTAATTCA ATGATGACTGGGCTGGAATGTGGACACCGATTTTGTACTCAATGCTGGTGTGAATATTTAACAACTAAGATTATGGAAGAAGGTTTG GGTCAAACAATCGCGTGCGCAGCTCACGCGTGCGAAATTTTAGTGGACGACGCGACCGTTATGCGGCTGGTCCGCGACGCGCGCGTCAAGCTTAAGTACCAGCACATCATCACCAACAGCTTTGTTGAG tgtaaCCGGCTACTCCGCTGGTGTCCATCACCAGATTGCAGCAACGCAATCAAAGTGGCGTACGTGGAGGCAGCACCCGTCACGTGCCGATGTGGACACACTTTCTGCTTCGCCTGCGGAGAGAATTGGCACGACCCCGTACGATGCTGTCTGCTCAGGAAGTGGATTAAG AAATGCGATGACGACTCTGAGACGTCCAACTGGATAGCGGCGAACACAAAAGAGTGTCCGAAATGCAACGTGACGATAGAGAAGGATGGTGGTTGCAACCACATGGTATGCAAGAACCAGAATTGTAAGGCCGACTTCTGCTGGGTCTGCCTCGGGCCCTGGGAGCCGCACGGCAGCAGCTGGTACAACTGTAACCG GTATGATGAGGATGAAGCCAAAGCGGCTCGAGACGCCCAAGAACGATCCAGGGCGGCCCTCCAACGATATCTGTTCTACTGCAACCGGTACATGAATCACATGCAGTCACTACGTTTCGAGTCCAAGCTGTACGCCTCCGTCAAGGAGAAGATGGAAGAGATGCAACAGCATAACATGAGCTGGATTGAG GTCCAATTTTTAAAGAAGGCGGTGGACATTTTGTGCCAGTGCAGGCAGACGTTAATGTATACGTACGTGTTCGCGTACTATCTGCGTAAGAACAACCAGTCGGTAATATTTGAGGACAACCAGCGGGACCTCGAATCAGCTACGGAAACGCTTTCCGAATATCTCGAAAGGGATATTACTAGCGAAAATCTCGCCGATATTAAGCAGAAAGTGCAGGACAAGTACag ATACTGTGACAGCCGGCGCAAGGTACTCCTAGAGCACGTGCACGAGGGCTACGAGAAAGACTGCTGGGACTACACTGA GGATGCTCTGGCTCCGTCTCCCACGAGACCTG ACGAGCAAGTGACATCTCAATAA